The Halomicronema hongdechloris C2206 genome includes a window with the following:
- a CDS encoding peroxidase family protein: MAPRRDTSRDGFGNKLQTFLLTNFRVLWALIQQIRFLNRKVNKVLINSAIYKAPTRPYAFSLMTLDPFVPDTADEQFQSLPGYVPDQGLPKKTDTYTSWDSLIDRSYTGRHLPPDPEFNRDGNLPELEDLAVLFKKRRDAEGNAITIPSEKSTLLFPYWVQWFTDGFLRKDRDDWLKNTSNHHIDLCQVYGLTREATHKLRAFQGGKLKSQRLNGEEYPLFYYEDPKQGSVKPEFKGLYEPLNDEKRLDWPLKAKLFAMGVERANIQIGYVMLNVLCLREHNRLCEVLAQHYPAWDDERLFQTARNILMVEIMKIVVEEYINHITPYHFNFFVDPPAFSHEKWYRTNWMTMEFSLVYRWHSALPDSFLYDNKQVAMESSLWNNQLLIDRGLGALFEEASSQPSSRIGLFNTDDFLVAPTELASIRLGRAAQMASYNDYREMCGYPRVTRFNQITGDATTQMLLQELYGEVDKVEFYVGLYAEDVRDNSALSPLIGRLVGIDAFSQALTNPLLAENVFNEQTLSPVGWEIIQTTSTLSDLVNRNTPHSGKPHKVSFYR; this comes from the coding sequence ATGGCGCCAAGACGGGACACATCTAGGGATGGCTTCGGCAACAAACTGCAGACATTTCTCTTAACAAACTTTAGGGTCCTGTGGGCGTTGATTCAGCAGATTCGCTTTCTCAACCGCAAGGTGAATAAGGTTTTGATCAACAGTGCCATCTATAAAGCGCCGACTCGGCCCTATGCCTTTAGCTTGATGACCCTGGATCCGTTCGTCCCAGATACAGCGGATGAGCAGTTTCAATCCTTGCCGGGGTACGTGCCAGACCAAGGACTGCCTAAAAAGACGGATACCTATACCTCTTGGGACTCCCTCATCGATCGCAGCTACACCGGACGCCACCTGCCCCCCGATCCAGAGTTCAACCGGGACGGGAATCTGCCTGAGCTGGAAGATCTGGCGGTCTTGTTTAAGAAGCGGCGAGATGCCGAGGGCAATGCCATCACCATTCCCTCAGAAAAGTCAACCCTGCTGTTTCCCTACTGGGTGCAGTGGTTTACGGATGGATTCCTGCGCAAGGACCGCGATGACTGGTTGAAGAATACCTCCAACCACCACATCGATCTCTGTCAGGTCTATGGGCTGACTCGAGAAGCAACCCACAAACTCAGAGCCTTCCAGGGCGGGAAACTCAAAAGCCAGCGGCTCAATGGCGAAGAATATCCCCTGTTTTACTACGAAGATCCGAAGCAGGGCAGCGTCAAACCAGAATTTAAGGGCCTGTATGAGCCCCTTAACGATGAGAAGAGACTCGACTGGCCGCTGAAGGCCAAGTTATTTGCCATGGGCGTCGAGCGGGCCAATATCCAGATTGGTTATGTCATGCTCAATGTGCTCTGTTTACGGGAACACAATCGCCTGTGTGAGGTGCTGGCGCAGCACTATCCCGCTTGGGATGACGAACGGCTCTTCCAAACGGCCAGAAATATTCTCATGGTCGAGATCATGAAAATTGTGGTGGAGGAATACATCAATCACATCACGCCCTACCACTTCAACTTCTTTGTCGATCCCCCCGCCTTTTCCCACGAAAAGTGGTATCGCACCAACTGGATGACGATGGAATTTAGTCTGGTCTATCGCTGGCACAGTGCCTTACCCGATAGCTTTCTCTATGACAACAAGCAGGTGGCAATGGAATCGAGCCTGTGGAACAATCAACTGCTGATAGATCGGGGCTTAGGAGCATTATTTGAGGAGGCGTCGTCTCAACCCTCTAGTCGCATTGGCCTGTTCAATACCGATGACTTTCTGGTGGCGCCTACGGAACTAGCTAGCATCCGCTTGGGGCGAGCGGCCCAGATGGCTAGCTATAACGACTATCGGGAGATGTGCGGCTATCCCAGGGTAACCCGCTTCAACCAGATCACTGGCGATGCCACCACCCAGATGCTGTTGCAAGAGTTATATGGTGAGGTCGACAAGGTCGAGTTTTACGTGGGGCTCTATGCCGAAGATGTACGGGACAATTCGGCCCTGTCTCCCCTGATTGGTCGCCTGGTGGGCATTGATGCCTTCTCTCAGGCCTTGACCAATCCCTTGCTGGCAGAGAACGTGTTTAATGAACAGACCTTATCCCCGGTGGGCTGGGAGATCATCCAGACCACCAGCACCCTATCGGACCTGGTCAATCGCAATACCCCTCACAGCGGCAAGCCCCACAAGGTCAGCTTCTATCGCTAA
- a CDS encoding nuclear transport factor 2 family protein, with translation MNSSPQHPIPADMSREHPNVTLIQTFYTCFNQRDHKGMMRCYHPEIHFSDALFDLNGDAVAAMWYMFCRNAMDLQVILTDAAANEHAGIAHWEATYHFSETGRQVHNIVAAQFDFKAGKIIRHHDDWDFWQWSDMALGATGRFLGWTPVVKNATRKKAGKKLADFIESLSAQETAEYRILGGE, from the coding sequence ATGAACTCTTCCCCGCAGCACCCTATTCCTGCCGATATGAGCCGTGAGCATCCCAATGTCACTCTAATTCAAACCTTCTATACCTGCTTCAACCAGCGGGACCACAAGGGCATGATGCGCTGCTATCACCCCGAGATTCATTTTTCCGATGCCCTATTTGATCTAAACGGTGATGCTGTTGCCGCCATGTGGTATATGTTCTGCCGCAATGCCATGGATTTGCAGGTCATCCTGACAGATGCTGCCGCCAATGAGCACGCCGGGATCGCTCACTGGGAGGCAACCTATCACTTTTCAGAAACAGGGCGCCAGGTTCACAATATCGTTGCGGCTCAATTCGACTTCAAAGCTGGAAAAATCATTCGCCATCATGACGATTGGGACTTTTGGCAGTGGTCAGATATGGCCCTAGGAGCAACCGGTCGTTTCTTGGGCTGGACACCTGTGGTTAAAAATGCAACCCGGAAAAAGGCAGGAAAAAAACTCGCAGATTTTATCGAGTCCCTATCTGCCCAAGAAACAGCTGAATACAGAATCCTCGGTGGTGAATAG
- a CDS encoding GNAT family N-acetyltransferase, which translates to MLHLPIETERLRIRRFEPSDSLPFLEFMLDQASTRYLMFEARQKTEPGARELFESVCSAYDSPAPIHAYAIATKDSNRYLGSCGYSPYDDGIVECYYSINRSEWGRGFATEALIALASQLATQVEVRAYCHPDNVAAHAVARKAGFVDQGLDRHRHFGHEGRLFVCQSEASRLF; encoded by the coding sequence GTGCTACATCTCCCCATCGAAACCGAGCGATTGAGGATTCGCCGGTTTGAACCGAGCGATAGCCTGCCCTTCCTAGAATTCATGTTGGATCAGGCGTCAACCCGGTATCTGATGTTCGAGGCCAGGCAAAAGACCGAACCAGGAGCTCGAGAGCTGTTTGAGTCCGTCTGCAGTGCTTATGATTCCCCAGCGCCGATTCACGCCTATGCGATCGCAACTAAAGACTCAAATCGCTATCTCGGGTCCTGTGGATATTCCCCCTATGATGACGGCATCGTCGAGTGCTATTACAGCATCAACCGCTCCGAGTGGGGCCGCGGATTTGCCACGGAAGCGCTGATCGCCTTGGCCAGTCAATTGGCTACCCAGGTTGAGGTGCGGGCCTATTGCCATCCAGATAATGTTGCCGCCCACGCCGTCGCCCGGAAAGCAGGCTTTGTCGACCAGGGCCTTGATAGACACCGGCACTTTGGCCATGAGGGCCGGTTGTTTGTCTGCCAGTCTGAGGCTAGCCGTCTCTTTTAG
- a CDS encoding cytochrome P450 codes for MMVYIAANIPFYEVPIIMSYLEQYDNIPMDRLAEKLQLVNQWIRTEWRPFFQELRENRPIFVTPKFTLVTLFSDVQEVLSRENVFTVKLYASKMDAAVEGPFMLARDNTEINWREKSIMKTMLQPEDLPAVRKMAGDIAKTSLDNHAQAGEIEVVSQLGRYVPVRVCGDYFGFPGPDLESMYRWSRATQTNFFKNLPNDPQIHEAAVQAGREMTTYLTQLLAEKQAQVTQTSPQNLSFGDLLRALLDKLFSGNRSASSSTPPEPNAMDDVFTRLVKTQFADDILFDDKRIVTNMAGLLIGAVETTSQAIVQALEQILLTPTILQEALQAAQANDDETFDRYVWEALRFNPINPLVFRLCEQDYVLAAGTPRETPIPANSLVFACTASAGFDAHELPQPETFSIDRLPYHYMHFGYGHHTCLGKYVGMMQIPETIKQVLLRPGVRLLPGDAGKIDFQGTPFPERFVIAYDR; via the coding sequence ATGATGGTTTATATTGCCGCTAATATCCCCTTTTATGAGGTGCCAATTATCATGTCATATTTAGAACAGTACGATAATATTCCTATGGATCGCCTGGCTGAAAAGTTACAGCTGGTAAACCAGTGGATTCGGACGGAATGGCGACCATTCTTCCAAGAACTTCGTGAAAATCGACCAATTTTTGTGACTCCAAAATTCACTCTAGTCACATTGTTTTCTGACGTCCAAGAAGTCCTGTCTCGGGAAAATGTCTTCACCGTCAAACTCTATGCCTCCAAGATGGATGCAGCGGTGGAGGGGCCTTTCATGCTGGCCAGAGATAACACGGAAATCAACTGGCGAGAAAAGTCCATCATGAAAACCATGTTGCAGCCAGAGGACTTGCCTGCCGTGCGAAAAATGGCCGGTGACATTGCAAAAACCTCCCTAGACAACCATGCCCAGGCTGGTGAGATTGAAGTGGTTAGCCAGTTAGGGCGCTATGTCCCTGTCCGCGTCTGTGGAGACTACTTTGGCTTTCCGGGGCCAGATTTAGAGAGTATGTATCGTTGGTCCCGAGCTACCCAGACAAACTTCTTTAAAAACCTACCCAATGATCCTCAAATCCATGAGGCAGCAGTGCAAGCGGGTCGAGAAATGACGACCTACCTGACCCAGTTGTTGGCAGAGAAACAAGCTCAGGTCACCCAGACCTCGCCCCAAAATTTGTCCTTTGGAGACTTGCTGAGGGCCCTACTGGATAAGCTGTTCTCAGGTAATAGATCTGCTTCATCGAGTACGCCACCTGAGCCTAATGCCATGGATGACGTGTTTACGCGATTGGTCAAAACGCAGTTTGCCGACGATATCTTATTTGACGATAAGAGAATCGTGACAAACATGGCTGGGCTGTTGATCGGTGCGGTAGAGACTACATCCCAGGCGATTGTGCAAGCATTAGAGCAAATTCTCTTGACCCCCACTATCTTGCAGGAGGCACTGCAGGCTGCCCAGGCCAACGATGATGAGACGTTCGATCGCTATGTGTGGGAAGCGCTCCGCTTCAATCCCATCAACCCTCTGGTGTTTCGCCTCTGTGAGCAAGATTACGTCCTAGCAGCCGGCACGCCCAGAGAGACGCCCATTCCTGCCAATAGTTTGGTGTTTGCCTGTACGGCTTCGGCTGGGTTTGATGCCCATGAGCTGCCCCAGCCTGAGACCTTTTCCATCGATCGGCTTCCTTACCACTACATGCACTTTGGCTATGGTCACCATACTTGCTTAGGCAAGTATGTCGGCATGATGCAAATCCCCGAGACGATCAAGCAGGTATTATTGCGGCCGGGTGTACGCTTGTTGCCAGGAGACGCTGGGAAGATTGACTTTCAGGGCACGCCTTTCCCAGAACGGTTTGTCATCGCCTATGACCGTTGA
- a CDS encoding thioredoxin family protein: MAMVESTMLELGTPAPAFALPDVVSGQTITLDDVAKDKAALLVMFICQHCPFVQHVKQELARFGHDYGDRVGIVAISANNVDTHPQDAPDYLKAMAESLGFTFPFCYDESQAVAKAYTAACTPDFFLFDGNRRLVYRGQLDDSRPSNGVPVTGKDLRAALETTLKGETVPAVQKPSVGCNIKWKPGNEPPYFG, encoded by the coding sequence ATGGCCATGGTTGAGTCCACCATGCTGGAGTTGGGTACCCCAGCCCCAGCCTTTGCCTTACCCGATGTGGTATCGGGGCAGACCATCACCCTAGACGACGTTGCCAAGGACAAAGCGGCCCTATTGGTGATGTTCATCTGCCAGCACTGTCCCTTCGTCCAGCACGTCAAGCAAGAGCTGGCCCGTTTCGGCCATGACTATGGCGATCGGGTGGGCATCGTCGCCATTAGTGCCAACAATGTCGACACTCATCCCCAAGACGCGCCAGACTATCTCAAGGCCATGGCCGAGAGCCTAGGCTTTACCTTCCCCTTCTGCTACGACGAAAGCCAGGCCGTGGCCAAAGCCTACACCGCCGCCTGCACCCCAGATTTCTTCCTCTTCGATGGCAATCGCCGCCTGGTGTATCGCGGTCAGCTCGACGATAGCCGCCCCAGCAATGGCGTCCCGGTTACTGGTAAAGATCTACGGGCCGCTCTGGAGACCACCCTCAAGGGGGAGACGGTGCCAGCGGTGCAAAAGCCCAGCGTCGGCTGCAACATCAAGTGGAAACCCGGTAACGAACCGCCCTATTTCGGCTAA